The Mesorhizobium sp. NBSH29 genome has a segment encoding these proteins:
- the irrA gene encoding iron response transcriptional regulator IrrA, whose amino-acid sequence MAVDKRVREAGLRPTRQRLALADLLFAKGDRHLSAEELHEEAQGAGVPVSLATVYNTLHQFTDAGLLRILAVEGSKTYFDTNTSDHHHFFIEGENTVFDIDSGPVKVMNLPDPPEGMEIANVDIIVRLRPKR is encoded by the coding sequence ATGGCGGTAGACAAGCGGGTGCGTGAGGCGGGTCTGCGTCCGACGCGTCAGCGCCTGGCTCTGGCAGACCTGTTGTTTGCCAAGGGTGACCGCCATCTGTCCGCCGAGGAACTGCACGAGGAGGCGCAAGGCGCCGGCGTGCCGGTATCTCTGGCGACCGTCTACAATACGCTGCACCAGTTTACCGACGCCGGTCTCCTGCGCATACTGGCTGTAGAGGGGTCGAAAACCTACTTCGACACCAACACCAGCGACCATCACCATTTCTTTATCGAGGGCGAAAACACCGTGTTTGACATCGATTCGGGGCCGGTGAAGGTGATGAACCTTCCCGATCCGCCGGAAGGTATGGAAATCGCGAATGTCGACATCATCGTCCGGCTGAGGCCGAAGCGCTAA
- a CDS encoding SH3 domain-containing protein: protein MLHPSAGFSASPSSETGVTRGPSGLPLPRFVSLKSGRANSRVGPGINYAVDWMYLKSGLPMEILQEYDNWRRVRDSDGAEGWINQQLLSGRRTAIIAPWQRGKQSQISLLAEPNNGASPVAKLEPGVIGEIRICNGEWCEMKFGGQTGWIGQSLVWGAYPGETVKN from the coding sequence ATGCTGCACCCATCCGCCGGGTTCAGTGCGTCGCCTTCGTCGGAAACCGGCGTAACGCGCGGTCCAAGCGGACTGCCGCTTCCCCGCTTCGTCAGCCTGAAATCCGGGCGTGCAAACTCACGGGTCGGGCCGGGAATCAACTATGCAGTCGACTGGATGTATCTCAAGTCAGGCTTGCCAATGGAAATTCTGCAGGAGTACGACAACTGGCGTCGCGTCCGAGATTCAGACGGTGCTGAAGGCTGGATCAACCAGCAATTGCTGTCAGGTCGCCGCACCGCAATCATTGCGCCCTGGCAGAGAGGCAAGCAATCACAGATTTCGCTGCTGGCGGAGCCAAACAACGGCGCTAGCCCGGTTGCCAAGCTTGAGCCCGGCGTGATCGGCGAAATTCGCATCTGCAATGGCGAATGGTGCGAAATGAAATTTGGCGGTCAAACGGGCTGGATCGGTCAATCGCTGGTCTGGGGTGCCTACCCCGGCGAGACCGTAAAGAATTAG
- a CDS encoding 2-hydroxyacid dehydrogenase codes for MTGRKKPLVVLTRKLPDQVETRMRELFDARLVIEDCPMTQPELVSAVQQADVLVPTITDRIDAALIAQAGPNLKLIASFGNGIDHVDVAAAAAKGITVTNTPNVLTEDTADMTMGLMLTVPRRLTEGANVLRADGKWAGWSPTWMLGHRIWGKRLGIVGMGRIGTAVARRAKAFGLSIHYHNRKRVSAAIEDQLEATYWESLDQMLARMDIISVNCPSTPATFHLLSARRLGLLQPQAYVVNTARGDIIDEDALISMLQSGKLAGAGLDVFEHEPAINPKLLKLAAKGKVVLLPHMGSATIEGRIEMGEKVIINIRAVFDGHRPPDRVLPNRS; via the coding sequence ATGACCGGTAGGAAAAAGCCGCTTGTGGTGTTGACGCGCAAGTTGCCCGATCAGGTTGAAACACGGATGCGCGAATTGTTCGATGCCCGTCTGGTCATCGAGGATTGCCCGATGACCCAACCCGAACTGGTTTCGGCGGTTCAGCAGGCTGACGTGCTCGTTCCAACCATCACTGACCGTATCGACGCAGCGTTGATCGCTCAGGCCGGCCCCAACCTCAAACTGATCGCCAGCTTCGGCAATGGTATCGATCACGTCGATGTGGCGGCAGCCGCCGCAAAGGGCATCACCGTCACCAACACACCAAACGTCCTGACTGAAGATACAGCCGACATGACGATGGGGCTGATGCTGACAGTACCGCGCCGCCTGACCGAAGGCGCCAATGTATTGCGCGCCGACGGCAAATGGGCGGGCTGGTCGCCAACCTGGATGCTCGGACACAGAATATGGGGAAAACGGCTCGGCATTGTGGGTATGGGGCGTATCGGAACAGCTGTGGCGCGTCGTGCCAAGGCATTCGGTCTCTCAATCCACTACCACAACCGCAAGCGCGTATCGGCTGCCATCGAAGACCAGCTTGAGGCAACCTATTGGGAAAGCCTCGACCAGATGCTGGCGCGGATGGATATCATTTCCGTCAATTGCCCGTCGACGCCGGCCACGTTCCATCTGCTTTCGGCACGCCGTCTGGGGCTGCTGCAGCCGCAAGCCTACGTCGTCAACACCGCACGCGGCGATATCATCGATGAAGATGCGCTGATCTCGATGCTGCAAAGTGGGAAGCTTGCTGGCGCCGGCCTGGACGTCTTCGAACATGAGCCGGCGATCAACCCCAAGCTCCTGAAGCTGGCAGCAAAGGGCAAGGTGGTGCTGCTGCCGCATATGGGTTCAGCTACCATCGAGGGACGCATCGAGATGGGCGAAAAGGTCATCATCAACATTCGCGCCGTGTTCGACGGCCACCGTCCGCCGGACCGCGTGCTGCCCAATCGCAGCTAG
- a CDS encoding aconitase X swivel domain-containing protein, which yields MSATCTVLVAGKPALGHALVLDAPISFWGGVDPTTGMIADVRHPQHGVVIAGRVLFLPGTIGSSSASSVLLELVRGDCAPAAIILHEPDAILLIGLIVAREMGWEAPPALQLHRDRHPQFAGMDISLKPDGTIFTVAG from the coding sequence ATTTCTGCAACATGTACAGTTCTGGTGGCCGGCAAACCGGCGCTGGGTCATGCGCTGGTGCTGGATGCGCCGATCAGTTTTTGGGGCGGCGTTGATCCAACCACCGGGATGATCGCTGATGTTCGCCATCCGCAGCATGGCGTCGTGATCGCAGGCAGAGTTCTGTTCCTGCCCGGCACCATTGGATCATCATCCGCGTCATCCGTGCTTCTGGAACTCGTGCGCGGCGACTGCGCCCCGGCGGCAATCATCCTCCACGAACCGGATGCGATTCTGTTGATCGGATTGATTGTTGCGCGTGAAATGGGATGGGAAGCACCACCGGCGCTGCAACTCCACCGCGACCGGCACCCACAGTTTGCGGGAATGGACATAAGCTTAAAACCCGACGGCACGATCTTCACCGTGGCGGGATGA